Proteins from one Ricinus communis isolate WT05 ecotype wild-type chromosome 9, ASM1957865v1, whole genome shotgun sequence genomic window:
- the LOC8261037 gene encoding protein trichome birefringence — MVDSLFPSILSSPLKHHLPIKYIDPSKPISSIITTRRSLVFTFGFSFLFLVSLTCFFAFNPSSSSHFFESSPYWFNNFIGSPANSTTSSHKSHYFPTFFSQLPAGSPSISPHPNIPPQVSNESSSMHNGVVPLSQDSNNTTYNKTIGVMDAEPMSKDSRKDNHDKNPDLLKKENESKENAIQKENTTTHYEASLPKKKEKKGKYKKWVEMIKHCNIFDGRWVRDDSYPLFKPGSCPHIAEPFNCFMNGRKDNGYQKYRWQPDHCNIPRLNGRNMLEILRGKRLVFIGDSLNRNMWESMVCILRNAVKDKSKVFEASGREEFKTEGSYSFMFEDYNCSVEFFRSNFLVREWEMLGTNGSKKETLRIDMVESSADKYKNADVLVFNTGHWWTHEKTSSGKGYYQEGDHIYDELNVDVAFRKAMTTWANWVEANVDPVKTLVVFRSYSVSHFRGGEWNSGGRCDGETKPLKEENEFEDDPSMVKILESVLQKMKKPAAFYLNVTRMTNFRKDAHPSVYREQNLSEEEKRSPLRYQDCSHWCLPGVPDTWNEIIYSQLLLKHREKQLRPP, encoded by the exons ATGGTAGATTCATTGTTTCCTTCAATATTGTCATCACCTCTAAAGCACCATCtaccaataaaatatatagacCCATCAAAGCCTATTTCTTCTATCATTACTACAAGAAGAAGTTTGGTTTTCACTTTTGGATTCTCATTTCTATTCCTTGTATCTCTTACTTGTTTCTTTGCCTTTAACCCATCATCCTCTTCCCATTTCTTTGAATCATCTCCTTATTGGTTTAACAATTTCATAGGTTCCCCAGCCAATTCCACTACTTCCTCTCACAAATCTCATTATTTTCCTACTTTCTTCTCTCAGTTGCCTGCTGGTTCTCCCTCTATTTCTCCCCATCCAAACATCCCACCTCAAGTTTCCAATGAATCTTCATCCATGCATAATGGAGTTGTTCCTTTGTCTCAAGATTCTAACAATACAACCTATAACAAAACAATTGGAGTGATGGATGCTGAACCCATGTCCAAGGATTCAAGAAAAGATAACCATGATAAGAACCCTGATTtattgaagaaagaaaatgaatccAAGGAAAATGCGATCCAGAAGGAGAATACTACAACTCATTATGAGGCATCTttaccaaaaaagaaagaaaagaaaggaaagtaCAAGAAATGGGTAGAGATGATAAAGCATTGCAATATATTTGATGGAAGATGGGTTAGAGATGATTCCTACCCTCTCTTTAAACCAGGATCTTGTCCTCATATTGCTGAGCCTTTCAATTGTTTCATGAATGGTAGGAAAGATAATGGATACCAAAAATACAGATGGCAACCTGATCATTGCAATATTCCAAG GCTGAATGGGAGAAATATGTTGGAGATATTGAGAGGGAAACGTCTGGTTTTTATAGGCGATTCTCTCAATCGAAACATGTGGGAATCTATGGTTTGTATTCTTCGAAATGCAGTGAAAGATAAGAGCAAAGTGTTTGAAGCTTCTGGTAGGGAAGAATTTAAAACAGAAGGTTCCTACTCTTTTATGTTTGAA GATTATAACTGCTCAGTGGAATTCTTCAGATCAAATTTTCTTGTACGAGAATGGGAAATGCTGGGAACAAATGgatcaaagaaagaaacactTCGGATTGATATGGTGGAAAGTTCAGCTGATAAGTATAAAAATGCAGATGTTCTTGTCTTCAACACAGGCCATTGGTGGACTCATGAGAAAACTTCCAGTGG GAAAGGTTATTACCAAGAAGGTGACCACATCTATGATGAATTGAATGTTGATGTAGCATTTAGGAAAGCTATGACAACATGGGCAAATTGGGTGGAAGCAAATGTAGATCCTGTCAAGACCCTTGTTGTTTTCAGGAGCTATTCTGTTTCTCACTTCAG AGGTGGAGAATGGAATTCTGGAGGGCGTTGTGATGGAGAGACCAAGCCATTGAAGGAGGAAAATGAGTTTGAAGATGATCCATCCATGGTGAAAATTCTGGAGTCAGTACTTCAAAAGATGAAGAAACCAGCagcattttatttaaatgttaCAAGAATGACAAATTTCCGGAAGGATGCTCATCCTTCAGTTTACAGGGAGCAAAATTTGTCAGAGGAAGAGAAGAGATCACCTTTGAGATATCAGGATTGCAGTCACTGGTGTCTCCCAGGAGTTCCTGATACATGGAATGAGATAATATATTCTCAACTCCTTCTGAAGCATAGGGAGAAGCAGCTACGGCCACCATAG